From the Cherax quadricarinatus isolate ZL_2023a chromosome 67, ASM3850222v1, whole genome shotgun sequence genome, one window contains:
- the LOC138854707 gene encoding piggyBac transposable element-derived protein 3-like, giving the protein MSFHERLFYGEQSTSRSRYVCVSEDSDSEPEVDEPELLDSGDEYLPPDAQDAEMSSDDEEEERKERPAKKQKVMRKKKTFRIEEYPDEEEIHENIALQVSSEWTVDDIENDPLPAYEHEKPLAIRSPYEYFRMFVTPAMIDNIAYQTNLYTRQQDVNSTFSTDSEEIMRFIGILLFMGIASLPSLEDYWKAAFRSPQVADSMASKRFRYLRSHIHFNDNTKKDNDRFYKVRPLYTELTNACLKIPATPKQSIDEVMVGFKGKTAGNLRQYIKTKPDKWGFKLFCRASQDGLIHDILMYQGTTTFDTHPIQLPQEESKLPISTKIVLVLAQTMNKTNTSAIYADNFFSSMPLVKLLRDKYNCRYTGTVRDNRCGKPHLVPIKQMEKNSVVRGNFCFNNNDGVLVVRWKDTKVVTLVTTDIGVEPLSLVEGYNKGTKRKEKISCPAVIKNYNANMGGKTMPVLAIIFSDLVWRVDYDKMFHAFRTSDIAFHLR; this is encoded by the exons atgtcg ttccatgagaggctgttttatggggagcagtcgaccagcaggtcgaggtatgtctgcgtttctgaagacagtgactcggaaccagaggtagacgaaccagaattgctggatagtggtgatgaatacttgccaccggatgcacaggatgcagagatgtcaagtgatgatgaggaggaagaaaggaaagaaaggccagccaaaaagcagaaagtaatgaggaaaaagaaaacttttaggattgaggaatacccggatgaggaagagatccatgagaatattgctcttcaagtttcatctgagtggaccgtagatgacattgaaaatgatcctttgccggcatatgaacatgaaaagcctcttgcaattaggtctccatatgagtattttcgtatgttcgttactccagccatgatagataacatagcatatcaaacaaatttgtatacaaggcaacaagacgtaaatagtactttttcaacagattctgaagagatcatgaggttcataggtattttgttgttcatgggtATTGCTTCACTACCATCCCTCGAAGACTATTGGAAAGCTGCTTTTAGGAGCCCACAGGTTGCAGATAGCATGGCGTCTAAGAGGTTTAGGTACCTTAGAAGTCATATTCATTTCAATGACAACACaaaaaaggataatgacagattctacaaagtaaggcctctttacactgaactaactaatgcttgcttgaaaattccagctacacccaagcaatctattgatgaagtcatggttggtttcaagggtaaaactgctggaaacctaaggcagtacatcaaaacaaaaccagataagtggggtttcaaacttttttgtcgtgcaagtcaagatggactcatacatgatatactcatgtatcaaggcacaacaacttttgacacacatcccatacagctgccacaggaagaatctaaacttccaataagtacaaagattgttctggtacttgcacaaactatgaacaagacaaacacatcagcaatctatgctgacaatttcttttcaagtatgcctttggtcaagctactaagagataagtataactgcagatacactggaacagtacgtgacaatagatgtggtaagccacatctggtgcctatcaaacaaatggaaaaaaacagtgtggtcaggggcaatttttgcttcaacaacaatgatggtgtccttgttgtacgatggaaggacaccaaagttgtgactttagtgacaaCTGATATTGGGGTCGAGCCTCTGAGTCTTGTTGAGGGATATAACAAGGGtacaaagaggaaagagaaaatatcgtgccctgcagtcatcaagaactataatgcaaacatgggag GGAAGACTATGCCTGTGTTAGCGATAATTTTCTCTGATTTAGTTTGGAGAGTAGACTATGATAAAATGTTCCACGCATTTCGCACGTCGGACATTGCATTCCACCTTCGGTAA